A DNA window from Ornithodoros turicata isolate Travis chromosome 10, ASM3712646v1, whole genome shotgun sequence contains the following coding sequences:
- the LOC135371256 gene encoding monocarboxylate transporter 13-like isoform X1, translated as MGARMEDMPDGPRSWAVAFAGSVVMCCISWTFRCSGVMYVAFIEDFGVTRAQASWPLSLFSIASCVTGPVAGLMVHHFSMRSLCAWATLFGSIAVFICRYATTIKFTSVWLGVVQGVCTGFHYTLTSPLVASHFKRHSTTAIGILYAGPAIGSFIFPPFFSWTYQQYGLRGVFLIFSGITLNALPFVLLMGDPVTSTYSSNAVQKTKTDSQSACLLVQTETLKKRIVESDSKNETTSSSCIMCACYKDACKSSSMLLIKRMSVFSKAMFVFGKPMFYVIGVSNVVIGYNNTTVLNVLIDFAIDQKVRPNAAVFLLTSYGVGDLVGRLGSGWITDRGYLSRCKMMMLEAILLGTLLVGLSQTRGLEMLMAVTFAFGCASGSTMVLFTDLLKDYLGSEWIALASGWMFFFGGLVLMTRPMVIGYFRDSIGSYETMFILQGISCILCGVMWAVIALYEVWKAKSGARTQRATKIQNSPSAFKNGVTFKDRERRTICPQDKISDALIR; from the exons ATGGGCGCAAGGATGGAAGACATGCCTGATGGGCCTCGCAGCTGGGCAGTGGCTTTCGCAGGAAGCGTTGTCATGTGCTGCATATCATGGACCTTCCGTTGCTCCGGAGTCATGTACGTTGCCTTCATCGAGGACTTCGGTGTCACGAGAGCCCAGGCGTCGTGGCCACTCTCACTCTTCAGCATCGCGTCTTGTGTCACTG GTCCTGTAGCTGGTCTTATGGTGCACCACTTCAGTATGCGGAGTCTATGTGCTTGGGCAACTTTGTTTGGATCAATAGCCGTTTTCATCTGTCGATATGCCACCACCATTAAGTTCACTTCCGTATGGCTTGGTGTAGTACAAG GAGTCTGCACAGGGTTCCATTACACCCTCACATCACCACTCGTCGCCAGTCATTTCAAACGTCACAGCACCACTGCCATCGGCATTCTGTACGCGGGACCGGCCATTGGTTCTTTTATATTCCCTCCATTCTTCAGCTGGACCTACCAACAGTACGGCCTTCGCGGTGTCTTCCTAATATTCTCTGGGATTACGCTGAACGCTTTACCCTTCGTTCTCCTCATGGGAGACCCGGTCACCTCAACATATTCATCGAACGCCGTGCAAAAGACGAAGACAGACTCGCAGTCGGCGTGTCTCCTGGTACAAACAGAAACCCTCAAGAAGCGAATAGTAGAGAGCGACAGCAAGAACGAAACCACGTCTTCCAGCTGCATCATGTGCGCGTGCTACAAGGATGCGTGTAAATCCTCATCCATGCTTTTGATTAAAAGGATGTCAGTTTTCTCGAAGGCTATGTTTGTGTTCGGTAAGCCCATGTTCTACGTGATAGGCGTGTCCAACGTGGTTATCGGATACAACAACACGACAGTGCTGAACGTTCTCATAGACTTTGCAATAGACCAGAAGGTGCGACCGAACGCCGCAGTGTTTCTGCTAACTTCGTATGGCGTGGGAGACTTAGTCGGAAGACTCGGTTCTGGATGGATAACAGATAGAGGGTATCTGAGTCGGTGCAAGATGATGATGTTGGAAGCGATACTGCTGGGAACTCTGCTGGTAGGACTGTCGCAGACGCGAGGACTCGAAATGCTGATGGCTGTAACATTCGCGTTCGGCTGTGCTTCCGGAAGTACAATGGTGTTGTTTACGGATCTGCTGAAGGACTATCTCGGTTCTGAATGGATCGCACTTGCATCTGGTTGGATGTTTTTCTTCGGTGGCTTGGTGCTCATGACAAGACCGATGGTGATAG GATACTTCAGGGACTCCATCGGATCTTACGAGACCATGTTCATCCTTCAAGGCATATCCTGCATTCTTTGCGGTGTTATGTGGGCCGTCATTGCACTCTACGAAGTCTGGAAGGCAAAGTCAGGAGCCAGGACTCAACGAGCGACAAAGATACAAAATTCGCCGTCAGCCTTTAAAAATGGCGTCACATTCAAAGATAGGGAAAGGCGAACAATCTGTCCTCAGGACAAGATCAGCGATGCATTAATTAGATGA
- the LOC135371257 gene encoding monocarboxylate transporter 12-like: MGQTSNNRRHDVYKDSARSWLVSVACTWCFFWTMIINRCGGIVFITLISEFGASRETASWPFSLLGAVSNLFGVVSGFMIKSIPLRIVSLLGCTLTAAGILLCALFYNVTTIILFIGIITAIGQGMIFPSNMVAINTFFVKYRASGSGISYVGATLVSFVFPPILLLLHSTYGLRGTFLIVGGLTLNAIAGSIFITRPEDLLKPQQRGTPLKVLNGTGSSSPGPEELSKPPQTLSSKFRANFVFVRRPIYYVIVITGVIYAYVLVLFNVTIVDYAVGKGFSKMESAMLLSCYGGGDLVGRIFSGQLSDRKVCRRRDVMALAFLLTSGAMTAISLSKSLAPLATSSFLFGLASGSTIILFSVLLVEYFGVEHLPLAIGMHCLVNGLAALPRPKLIGYYKDKGGSYEGLYTLLAATSLVVSLVWATECFLQWIRGRNRRRGSVAQDEQT; encoded by the exons ATGGGTCAGACGTCAAACAATCGTCGCCACGACGTGTACAAGGACTCCGCTAGGAGTTGGCTGGTATCTGTCGCGTGCACGTGGTGCTTCTTCTGGACCATGATTATCAATCGTTGCGGGGGCATCGTTTTCATCACGCTCATCTCGGAATTTGGAGCTTCGAGGGAGACGGCGTCCTGGCCTTTCAGTCTTCTAGGAGCTGTTTCCAACCTCTTCG GAGTGGTATCAGGATTCATGATCAAGAGCATACCGCTAAGAATAGTATCATTATTGGGCTGCACGTTGACAGCTGCAGGCATCCTGTTGTGTGCACTGTTCTACAACGTTACTACCATAATTCTCTTCATCGGCATCATTACAG CCATTGGACAGGGCATGATCTTCCCGTCAAATATGGTCGCTATCAACACGTTCTTTGTGAAGTACCGTGCTTCAGGTAGCGGCATCAGTTACGTTGGGGCTACGCTCGTCTCGTTCGTCTTCCCTCCGATCCTTCTGCTCTTGCACTCAACGTACGGCCTACGCGGCACTTTCCTCATCGTGGGAGGATTAACCCTAAATGCCATCGCGGGATCCATTTTTATAACGAGGCCCGAAGACCTCTTGAAACCTCAGCAGAGAGGTACGCCTCTTAAAGTCTTGAACGGTACCGGTAGCAGCAGTCCTGGACCTGAAGAACTCTCAAAGCCTCCACAGACTTTGTCATCGAAGTTTAGAGCGAACTTTGTGTTCGTTCGACGTCCCATCTATTACGTTATAGTGATCACAGGCGTGATTTACGCGTACGTCTTGGTCCTCTTCAACGTTACCATCGTGGACTACGCTGTCGGCAAGGGATTCAGTAAAATGGAAAGCGCCATGCTGCTCTCATGCTACGGCGGTGGCGATCTAGTTGGACGCATCTTTTCGGGTCAGCTATCTGACAGGAAAGTGTGCCGAAGGCGTGATGTCATGGCGTTGGCTTTCTTGTTGACTTCCGGAGCTATGACCGCCATTTCTCTGTCGAAATCTTTAGCACCGCTAGCAACCTCCAGCTTCCTGTTCGGTCTTGCGAGTGGAAGCACCATCATCCTCTTCTCAGTATTATTGGTAGAGTATTTCGGAGTTGAGCATCTACCACTTGCCATCGGGATGCACTGCCTCGTCAACGGACTGGCTGCACTTCCAAGACCGAAGCTCATTG GCTACTACAAGGACAAGGGTGGCTCTTACGAAGGCCTTTACACCCTGCTGGCAGCTACATCACTTGTTGTCTCTCTGGTTTGGGCAACAGAATGCTTCCTGCAGTGGATCCGCGGGAGAAACAGGAGGCGCGGATCTGTTGCACAAGATGAACAGACATGA
- the LOC135371256 gene encoding monocarboxylate transporter 12-like isoform X2 — protein MVHHFSMRSLCAWATLFGSIAVFICRYATTIKFTSVWLGVVQGVCTGFHYTLTSPLVASHFKRHSTTAIGILYAGPAIGSFIFPPFFSWTYQQYGLRGVFLIFSGITLNALPFVLLMGDPVTSTYSSNAVQKTKTDSQSACLLVQTETLKKRIVESDSKNETTSSSCIMCACYKDACKSSSMLLIKRMSVFSKAMFVFGKPMFYVIGVSNVVIGYNNTTVLNVLIDFAIDQKVRPNAAVFLLTSYGVGDLVGRLGSGWITDRGYLSRCKMMMLEAILLGTLLVGLSQTRGLEMLMAVTFAFGCASGSTMVLFTDLLKDYLGSEWIALASGWMFFFGGLVLMTRPMVIGYFRDSIGSYETMFILQGISCILCGVMWAVIALYEVWKAKSGARTQRATKIQNSPSAFKNGVTFKDRERRTICPQDKISDALIR, from the exons ATGGTGCACCACTTCAGTATGCGGAGTCTATGTGCTTGGGCAACTTTGTTTGGATCAATAGCCGTTTTCATCTGTCGATATGCCACCACCATTAAGTTCACTTCCGTATGGCTTGGTGTAGTACAAG GAGTCTGCACAGGGTTCCATTACACCCTCACATCACCACTCGTCGCCAGTCATTTCAAACGTCACAGCACCACTGCCATCGGCATTCTGTACGCGGGACCGGCCATTGGTTCTTTTATATTCCCTCCATTCTTCAGCTGGACCTACCAACAGTACGGCCTTCGCGGTGTCTTCCTAATATTCTCTGGGATTACGCTGAACGCTTTACCCTTCGTTCTCCTCATGGGAGACCCGGTCACCTCAACATATTCATCGAACGCCGTGCAAAAGACGAAGACAGACTCGCAGTCGGCGTGTCTCCTGGTACAAACAGAAACCCTCAAGAAGCGAATAGTAGAGAGCGACAGCAAGAACGAAACCACGTCTTCCAGCTGCATCATGTGCGCGTGCTACAAGGATGCGTGTAAATCCTCATCCATGCTTTTGATTAAAAGGATGTCAGTTTTCTCGAAGGCTATGTTTGTGTTCGGTAAGCCCATGTTCTACGTGATAGGCGTGTCCAACGTGGTTATCGGATACAACAACACGACAGTGCTGAACGTTCTCATAGACTTTGCAATAGACCAGAAGGTGCGACCGAACGCCGCAGTGTTTCTGCTAACTTCGTATGGCGTGGGAGACTTAGTCGGAAGACTCGGTTCTGGATGGATAACAGATAGAGGGTATCTGAGTCGGTGCAAGATGATGATGTTGGAAGCGATACTGCTGGGAACTCTGCTGGTAGGACTGTCGCAGACGCGAGGACTCGAAATGCTGATGGCTGTAACATTCGCGTTCGGCTGTGCTTCCGGAAGTACAATGGTGTTGTTTACGGATCTGCTGAAGGACTATCTCGGTTCTGAATGGATCGCACTTGCATCTGGTTGGATGTTTTTCTTCGGTGGCTTGGTGCTCATGACAAGACCGATGGTGATAG GATACTTCAGGGACTCCATCGGATCTTACGAGACCATGTTCATCCTTCAAGGCATATCCTGCATTCTTTGCGGTGTTATGTGGGCCGTCATTGCACTCTACGAAGTCTGGAAGGCAAAGTCAGGAGCCAGGACTCAACGAGCGACAAAGATACAAAATTCGCCGTCAGCCTTTAAAAATGGCGTCACATTCAAAGATAGGGAAAGGCGAACAATCTGTCCTCAGGACAAGATCAGCGATGCATTAATTAGATGA